The nucleotide window GAGGATTGAGGAACCATGGCACAGTTTGGAACCTTCACATGGACTGTAAGAGAAATGTTTCTGATTTGCACATTTTGTGACTTTGAGCCTTTTTACTAGCCTTGTACGCCGTGAAACAGAATGTAAGCTCATGACATCAGGATGGTTTGTACGAGGCTCTTTTCACACAACAGAAATTCCTGTCATCAAACAGCACTCAATTCACAGTACGCCATCACATTTACAAAAGCCAGTTGCCAATGGTTCTATATAATTACATTATATTTGAATTGTGCATATTTTTGTTTGCATTCTCCTAACTAATTCTGTAAGTTTTACAAACACACATCAGTTTCAATTTGAGTTATTAGTGTATATTTTCTCTACTTCCAGATACATATTATGTTGGTGCTTGAAAGCATTGGATGCTGTATTGCATGTGGTAGAGCTGAGTACAGAATAAGGGATGAATGTTGTCCCATGTGCTCACCAGGTAAGGACCCTCTCTTTACATCATATGAATCACCAGATGTTAATACATCATCAACACTAACAGAAAAACATGACATTGCGATTCTCTCTTCCCCAGGAAATCATGTACATAAGCATTGTACTGAATTCACCAGCACCAGCTGTGTGCCCTGTGTTGATTCTACATTCCTTGATGAGCCCAATGGTCTCATAAAATGCAAAGTGTGTACCAACTGTGATCCAGGTAAGAGTGgtcctgtgtgtctgtactgaaacACGGACACAAACACTGATATGTTAGTCTGTTGTTATGCTATGAGGATATGTCAGTTGTATCTACATCAGATAATACATGCCATGTTTTCTCTCTAGGTTTGGGTTTGATGGTAAAGCAGCCATGTACACCTTCATCAGACACTGTCTGTGGGACACTGGAGGGGTTCTACTGTCTAGACCCAACTAAGGATGGTTGTAGAGCAGCCCAGAGACACAGCAGCTGTAAACCTGGTCAATACATCAGTCACACAGGTTGGTCTTCTGTCTCACTCATAATACTAATTGTGTTGTCATAATTCGATTTAGTCAAGTTGGTAATTTCAGTGTGAACAATCATTACAGTTAATGGAATTAAATAAATGGGGGGACAAATTAATTTTTCATTAATATTTCAACATGTATTTCTGCAGGAACAACATCTACAGATATTGTGTGTGCTGACTGCCCTGGTAAAACTTATTCAAATGGATCATTAACATCTTGTCAACCACATACAGAGTAAGTGTGAACATGATTAACAGACTggtaaacagccaccactaacatttagtggccgctgccaacatactgactcaactccagccactttaataatggaaatttatgtaaaaatgtatcactagccactttgaactatgccactttatgtttacataccctacattactcatctcatatgtatatactgtactctataccatctactgcatcttgcctatgccgttctgtaccatcactcattcatatatctttatgtacatattctttatcgctttacacttgtgtgtataaggtagtagttgtggaattgttaggttagattaatcgttggttattactgcattgtcggaactagaagcacaagcatttcgctacaacatctgctaaccatgtgtatgtgtgacaaataacatttgatttgattagttagTTCAAATGGTTATTCCCCTGAAGATATAAATAGATTAATATACTCAAATAGAAACTTTAAAAAACATACCTCGATTTATGTCTTCAACAGATGTGAATTCTTGGAAATTGAACCAGGAACTCCTTGGTCGGATTCAGAATGCGGAGTAGCCTCACTTCCCATAGTTGGAATCATAGCTGGTGTTCTCATGTGTTTTTTTCTGATAGCCACCATAGCTGGTGTTTGTTTATTTATAATGATAAAAAGACAAATGGTGAGAAGAGAAATAGTGAGAACAAGACCAAACTCAGGTAAGATGACTGGAATTGTATTTGTTCCATTCATTGTTTTCATTGCCTATGATATTCAGTTTACTCTGTGAATGCTACATGTTCTACTTCTCATAGTGTAGATTACTACTGTTTGTTATCGTCATGGTTACATGGTATGTTTATTACAATATTGGTCATCTGTCTTTTTTATAGACCCTCAAATACCTACGCAGGTATGTTTGGAAATCTATGAATATATTTCATCACATTGTACTACTTTGTGCTTTCTTCTGACTGACATTTTAATTTattgggccagtttcccagacagagATTATGCCTAGTATTGGAATAAAAAGCATTTTAAATGGAAAGTCTTCATTGAATGTGCCTCTTAGTCCAGGACTGAGTGTAATCTCTGTCCGGGAAACCGCCCAATGTGTTTAACTAATTTCTGATTCCATTTGATAGGCATCCCCAGATCAGGAAATACCAATGCTGTCTGGGGGAACTGGAAAAGGTAAGGCACACCTTCATGGTTTTCAAAATATGTACGGAATAGTTTTTAAAGAGTTAAAAGAATTTCAAACATATTTATGAGTAAATGTATATGGTATATAACTTTATCAAGTCATCAATGCTAAGACCAATGATATTATACAAGATTATAGGACAAGCTATTGTACTACAAAACATTGTCCAGAATGTAAATGAATTACTGATAAATTACAAATTACTTCTCTCCCCAGATTCAAGCCCCCGTCACAGTCAGGGACTCGACATTCTGTAATCTGTGGTCCACTGGCTGGCTGGTCCAGCCATCTCTAGTGTATCTTAACACTACATGTTAAATGTGATATTGTAGAATCTGGTTGATATAAAAACAGGATTCTACACCACATTCAATTGTAGAGTAAAGAAATGAAAAACACTTTGAAACCCAACCTCCAGTTAGAAGAATATGACTTCTAGATACCTGttgggagaggaccacagtgtctTTGTACCACATGGGGATGTTTaaaacttactcctcagcctgaactGTTCCCACTTGTGTCAGCGAATAACTAGCTTTTTGTGTGGGCGCCACTGGTAAGATGCTTCAGAAGGGCAGAAACATATCAGCTTCTGCTACAGCCTACAGACTGGTCTAAAATGAAAAGGACCATGTGATGAGTATAAAGTAGCCTAACCTTGCTAGGAAACAGCTTTAGAAGCTGTTTCCTCTCTTCCCAGGGGAAAGTAAAATGTGTTCATAACTTCAGGACTGCAACATCTGTCAGCCCAGACTATGGAACTTCAAATGGGACTTGATAATATCTTGAGACACAGATTACTGGAAACTGGTGCAGGAtgcactggtctaatgtccattgcttgtttcttggcccaagcaagtctcttcttattggtgtcctttagtggtttctttggagaaattctcctctgaacagttgatgttgagatgtgtctgttacttgaactctgaaacatttatttgggctgcagtttctgagactggtaactctaatgcacttatcctctgcagcagaggtaactctggatcttcctttcctgtgtcggtcctcatgagagccagcttcatcatAGCGCTCTCTGGTTttc belongs to Salvelinus alpinus chromosome 28, SLU_Salpinus.1, whole genome shotgun sequence and includes:
- the LOC139557804 gene encoding tumor necrosis factor receptor superfamily member 14-like produces the protein MAQFGTFTWTIHIMLVLESIGCCIACGRAEYRIRDECCPMCSPGNHVHKHCTEFTSTSCVPCVDSTFLDEPNGLIKCKVCTNCDPGLGLMVKQPCTPSSDTVCGTLEGFYCLDPTKDGCRAAQRHSSCKPGQYISHTGTTSTDIVCADCPGKTYSNGSLTSCQPHTECEFLEIEPGTPWSDSECGVASLPIVGIIAGVLMCFFLIATIAGVCLFIMIKRQMVRREIVRTRPNSDPQIPTQASPDQEIPMLSGGTGKDSSPRHSQGLDIL